In the genome of Solibacillus silvestris, one region contains:
- a CDS encoding MFS transporter permease: MNAQRAVILALYVVAMFMVSIDGTIVNVLLPTIAVEFGVTPGATNGINIGYLVSIAVALPAAGYLSNRFGVKRMYVLSVSLFTLASLLCGLAGSLQALILARVLQGLAGGIITPVSMTLLFRTFSPPERQNLSRSLVLPIAFAPAIGPLVGGLFSEYLSWNWAFFINIPFGIIIVLIGLFALTEFEIFKAPFDTRGYMLIALGLPLLMLTLSLIASEGVSITVVFCAIVGVFLLSRFYVYERKIKEPLLDVRLYDQPLFLSSSLVAMCSMGALMGMLYLFPLMYQYAYSASALESSLITFTEALGLMVASKLLPRTSKRFGMLYTVRLGLIGTVMIFCCIAILGPSANPWLLRGLMFAIGICLGHSVIGSQLSAFHHVAKSQMSKATTLYNMLNRIGAAVGIALVAMTLTVSGRYFSEILSYQYALVATVVLLLAGLGCSLFAKEQETILKGEKA; this comes from the coding sequence ATGAATGCACAGCGAGCAGTCATCCTCGCCCTCTATGTAGTGGCGATGTTCATGGTTTCAATCGACGGAACGATTGTCAATGTGCTACTTCCTACGATTGCCGTTGAATTCGGTGTAACGCCGGGGGCAACGAACGGAATTAATATCGGCTACCTTGTCAGCATCGCTGTTGCATTGCCTGCTGCCGGCTATTTAAGCAATCGGTTCGGCGTAAAAAGAATGTATGTACTCTCTGTCAGTCTATTTACACTCGCCTCTCTTCTTTGCGGATTGGCGGGAAGCTTGCAGGCCCTTATTTTAGCGCGCGTGCTGCAGGGACTGGCAGGAGGAATCATTACACCGGTCAGCATGACACTGCTGTTTCGGACATTTTCTCCACCGGAAAGACAAAATCTGTCGCGTTCATTAGTATTGCCAATCGCCTTTGCACCGGCGATTGGCCCCTTAGTGGGCGGACTGTTTTCGGAGTATTTATCATGGAACTGGGCGTTCTTCATTAATATTCCGTTTGGTATCATCATCGTCCTGATCGGACTTTTTGCATTAACGGAATTTGAGATTTTTAAAGCACCGTTTGATACGAGAGGCTATATGCTCATTGCACTCGGGTTGCCGCTGTTAATGCTCACACTGAGCCTTATTGCATCAGAAGGTGTTTCCATTACGGTCGTCTTTTGTGCGATTGTCGGGGTATTTTTATTAAGCCGTTTTTATGTATATGAACGAAAAATAAAAGAGCCGCTGCTGGATGTGCGTCTGTATGACCAACCGCTTTTCCTTTCATCGAGTCTTGTCGCGATGTGTTCCATGGGCGCCTTGATGGGGATGCTGTATCTGTTCCCGCTCATGTATCAGTACGCGTACTCGGCTTCTGCTCTGGAAAGCTCACTCATTACGTTTACCGAGGCACTTGGACTGATGGTCGCATCCAAATTACTGCCTCGAACATCCAAGCGTTTCGGCATGCTGTATACAGTACGTCTCGGTTTGATCGGTACGGTAATGATTTTCTGCTGTATCGCCATCCTTGGTCCTTCAGCAAATCCTTGGCTGTTACGCGGCTTGATGTTTGCTATTGGGATATGTTTAGGCCATAGTGTAATCGGTTCGCAACTTTCCGCCTTTCATCATGTAGCGAAAAGTCAGATGAGCAAGGCGACAACGCTATATAATATGCTTAACCGCATTGGAGCTGCAGTAGGAATTGCACTTGTAGCGATGACATTAACCGTGTCTGGTCGTTACTTTTCAGAGATCCTCTCTTATCAGTACGCCCTCGTTGCTACGGTTGTTCTGCTTCTGGCAGGACTCGGCTGTTCTTTATTTGCGAAAGAACAGGAAACTATTCTAAAGGGAGAAAAAGCATGA
- a CDS encoding 2,3-dihydro-2,3-dihydroxybenzoate dehydrogenase, giving the protein MNFQELRGKVALVTGGAQGIGASLVKSLATLGVKVAVIDYNEEKLRSHVNGLIEQDHEVFAFPADVGDSNAIDAVVEKVENEIGPIEMLVNVAGALATGPVESCTDRDWARIFSINTTGVFYVSRAVSRYMVQRKAGSIVTVGSNAASVPRIFMAAYAASKAATVMFTKCLGLELAEHNIRCNIVSPGSTDTDMQRSMWSDDHGAEVMIKGMTETYKVGIPLKKIAQPDNIVDAILFFLSNQSSHITMSNLVVDGGATLGAN; this is encoded by the coding sequence GTGAACTTTCAGGAGTTAAGAGGGAAAGTGGCACTTGTGACAGGTGGAGCCCAGGGAATTGGCGCAAGCCTTGTCAAAAGCTTGGCTACATTAGGAGTAAAAGTTGCTGTAATCGATTATAACGAGGAAAAATTGAGAAGCCATGTGAATGGTTTAATAGAGCAGGACCACGAAGTTTTCGCCTTTCCTGCAGATGTCGGAGATAGTAACGCCATTGATGCAGTTGTAGAGAAAGTGGAAAACGAAATTGGACCAATCGAAATGCTCGTCAATGTAGCAGGTGCATTGGCTACAGGACCGGTCGAATCATGTACTGACCGTGACTGGGCAAGGATTTTTTCAATTAATACGACAGGTGTGTTTTATGTTTCAAGAGCGGTAAGCCGTTATATGGTTCAAAGAAAAGCAGGTTCAATTGTAACAGTAGGATCCAATGCCGCTAGTGTACCAAGAATTTTTATGGCGGCCTATGCAGCATCAAAGGCGGCAACGGTCATGTTTACAAAATGTCTCGGTTTAGAGCTGGCAGAGCATAATATACGCTGCAATATCGTTTCACCAGGGTCGACGGATACGGACATGCAACGTTCGATGTGGTCCGATGATCATGGCGCTGAAGTAATGATTAAAGGAATGACTGAAACGTATAAAGTAGGGATTCCGCTGAAAAAGATTGCACAACCGGACAATATTGTCGACGCTATTCTGTTTTTCCTGTCCAATCAGTCAAGTCATATTACGATGAGCAATCTTGTCGTGGATGGCGGCGCGACATTGGGAGCCAACTAA
- a CDS encoding cytochrome yields the protein MTNSVPKEEGIDHSLNLLREGYLYILNRRQSFHSDLFETRLLGKKAVCMGGKEAADLFYDNSKFKRAGVAPNRVAETLFGKKGVQTLDGDAHKHRKKMFMSIMSQDRLKKMNEIAAKQWDTALTKWQQMDDVVLYEEALEIMCRTACEWAGVPVEEKDMKKLADDLRAMFESATAIGPSHWAGRHARNRVEKWIGNLIDQVRDGKLNPEEGTALYTFSWHRDLEGKLLDQEVASVEVINILRPIVAIAVYITFSALAAYHYPEERKKLQSGNEKNAQMFVQEVRRFYPFFPFAAAEVKADFTWKDYTFEKGTLTLLDLYGTNHDTNIWGNPEVFQPSRFENWDGSPFSFIPQGGGDYYLGHRCAGEWVTIEMMKVSLDFLVNQMTYDVPEQDLSYSKVSIPSLPKSKVMINNVQRVLR from the coding sequence ATGACAAATTCGGTGCCAAAGGAAGAAGGAATTGACCACAGCCTGAATCTTCTGAGAGAAGGCTATTTGTATATTTTAAATAGAAGACAAAGCTTTCATTCCGATCTGTTCGAAACACGATTGCTTGGAAAAAAGGCGGTCTGTATGGGCGGAAAGGAAGCGGCCGACCTTTTTTACGATAACAGTAAGTTTAAAAGGGCAGGTGTTGCACCAAACCGTGTTGCCGAAACATTATTCGGCAAAAAGGGTGTACAGACACTGGATGGAGATGCCCATAAGCACCGGAAAAAGATGTTTATGTCCATTATGTCCCAGGATCGACTTAAAAAAATGAATGAAATTGCCGCGAAGCAGTGGGATACAGCTTTAACTAAATGGCAGCAGATGGACGACGTTGTTCTTTACGAGGAAGCGCTGGAAATTATGTGCCGTACTGCCTGTGAGTGGGCGGGGGTACCGGTGGAAGAAAAGGACATGAAAAAGCTCGCAGACGATTTAAGAGCGATGTTTGAATCGGCAACTGCAATTGGTCCATCGCACTGGGCTGGCAGACATGCACGAAACCGGGTGGAAAAGTGGATAGGGAACCTCATCGACCAAGTGCGCGACGGGAAACTGAATCCCGAAGAAGGCACAGCACTGTATACATTTTCATGGCATCGTGATTTGGAAGGGAAACTTCTTGATCAGGAGGTCGCTTCTGTAGAAGTAATCAATATATTAAGGCCGATTGTAGCGATTGCGGTCTATATTACTTTTTCAGCATTGGCTGCCTATCATTATCCGGAAGAGCGGAAGAAACTTCAATCCGGCAACGAGAAAAATGCACAGATGTTTGTGCAGGAAGTGCGCCGTTTTTATCCATTCTTCCCTTTTGCCGCTGCGGAAGTAAAAGCAGATTTTACATGGAAGGATTATACGTTTGAAAAGGGTACATTAACTTTATTGGATTTATACGGAACGAATCATGATACGAATATTTGGGGGAATCCCGAAGTATTTCAGCCAAGCCGTTTTGAAAACTGGGATGGCAGTCCGTTCAGCTTTATTCCGCAAGGTGGGGGCGATTACTATTTAGGCCATCGCTGTGCAGGGGAATGGGTGACGATTGAGATGATGAAAGTGAGTCTAGATTTCCTAGTTAATCAAATGACGTACGATGTCCCGGAACAGGATTTAAGCTACAGCAAAGTTAGCATCCCAAGCTTGCCTAAAAGCAAAGTGATGATTAATAATGTTCAGCGAGTATTAAGATGA
- a CDS encoding 2,3-dihydro-2,3-dihydroxybenzoate synthetase produces the protein MAIPAISSYKMPKESNLPKNKVGWKVDPNKSVLLIHDMQQYFIDYYEKDSSLVREMIANIKVIRKQCDELGIPVVYTAQSGNQNPEERALLTDFWGTGLKDDPNITKVIDELAPGKADIVLKKWRYSAFKKSNLLEMMNEQGRDQLIICGVYAHIGCLMTAGEAFMSDIKPFFIADAVADFTQPEHEMAINYVAGRCGAVYSTAQIMDQLKREASAEAELV, from the coding sequence ATGGCTATTCCAGCGATCTCATCATATAAAATGCCGAAAGAAAGCAATCTTCCAAAAAATAAAGTAGGTTGGAAAGTCGATCCGAACAAGTCTGTCCTACTCATTCATGATATGCAGCAATATTTTATCGATTATTATGAGAAGGATTCGTCATTAGTTCGTGAAATGATCGCCAATATAAAAGTAATTAGAAAACAATGCGATGAACTTGGCATTCCGGTTGTCTATACGGCACAATCAGGCAATCAAAACCCAGAAGAACGCGCATTACTGACTGATTTTTGGGGGACGGGACTAAAAGACGATCCGAACATTACAAAAGTAATCGATGAATTGGCGCCAGGCAAGGCCGATATCGTATTGAAAAAATGGCGCTACAGTGCATTTAAGAAATCGAATTTACTGGAAATGATGAACGAACAAGGCCGAGATCAGTTAATCATTTGTGGGGTTTACGCCCATATCGGTTGCCTCATGACTGCTGGAGAAGCTTTCATGTCGGACATTAAGCCGTTTTTCATTGCCGATGCAGTAGCTGATTTTACACAACCTGAGCATGAAATGGCGATCAACTATGTAGCAGGTCGCTGTGGGGCAGTTTATTCTACAGCACAAATTATGGACCAGCTAAAGCGTGAGGCATCTGCAGAAGCAGAGCTCGTATAA
- a CDS encoding phosphopantetheinyl transferase, translating to MTTIAYCKINEMPTDWQRYLPFLENDVVERVGRMRKTEDQLRTVCAHLLTKMMLVTTYEKELSEVRFTKDSNGKYQLGQDLHFNLSHSGNYVACAISDFPVGIDVEQQVTRDFSLFQTLWSEEENHLYKLLEQEAFYALWTAKESYGKYKGFGLHDSLMEATIRQDGTIHHPASRVTARTIPFFLAPGYSAAVCLEDSLETVTHAQWAQIETFFTKKIATYAKK from the coding sequence ATGACAACCATTGCCTATTGCAAAATCAACGAGATGCCTACTGATTGGCAACGTTATCTTCCCTTTTTGGAAAACGACGTGGTGGAGCGGGTTGGACGCATGCGGAAAACGGAAGATCAGTTGCGAACGGTTTGTGCTCATTTACTAACGAAGATGATGTTGGTGACGACTTACGAAAAGGAATTATCGGAAGTTCGCTTTACCAAAGATTCAAACGGTAAATACCAATTAGGACAAGACCTTCACTTCAATCTCTCCCATTCCGGAAATTATGTGGCATGTGCCATTAGTGATTTTCCGGTTGGAATTGATGTGGAACAGCAGGTAACAAGGGACTTCTCCCTCTTTCAAACATTGTGGAGCGAAGAGGAGAATCATCTCTATAAGCTTCTTGAACAGGAAGCTTTCTATGCCCTCTGGACTGCTAAGGAAAGTTACGGGAAATATAAAGGGTTTGGTTTACACGATTCTTTAATGGAGGCAACGATTCGGCAAGATGGAACGATTCATCATCCCGCCTCACGTGTAACAGCCCGTACCATTCCTTTTTTCCTTGCACCTGGTTACAGTGCAGCTGTCTGTTTGGAGGATTCCTTGGAGACCGTAACGCACGCTCAGTGGGCACAAATTGAAACATTTTTCACGAAAAAGATTGCGACATATGCGAAAAAATGA
- a CDS encoding protein mbtH, with translation MSNPFEQDDREYYVLRNAEEQHSVWPAVIPVPAGWEVVYGSALKPLCQLYIEENWLDMRPKSLRSVLG, from the coding sequence ATGTCTAACCCTTTTGAACAAGATGATCGTGAATACTATGTTTTGCGAAATGCGGAAGAACAGCACTCAGTATGGCCAGCAGTCATCCCTGTCCCTGCCGGATGGGAGGTCGTATATGGCTCTGCGTTAAAACCATTATGCCAACTCTATATAGAAGAAAATTGGCTGGATATGAGACCTAAAAGTCTGCGTAGTGTTTTAGGATGA
- a CDS encoding isochorismate synthase (synthesizes isochorismate from chorismate as part of the biosynthesis of the siderophore 2,3-dihydroxybenzoate; can also be used in menaquinone synthesis): MVSKQKVVIEHELLDEYEVGDFFIETPKRTILGKGVYMHVPTGEPHQNQMEGLSDRVASVLKKAKEQGHLRSVVTGAVPFDYYKKACLLVPESIQIAPSLQQEERAVSGSASVTVNRLVSNPSPEHYKLGVMQGIERIRSGELDKIVLSRSLEVSLNEPIDLPQLLRNLAYQNKHGYTFAAPIEYGNQKASLIGASPELLVSRQGMYAIANPLAGSRPRSEDPVENQRREEELLSSPKDLHEHAVVVEAVVKGLRPLLKTIEVPEKPSVVYTETMMHLSTVIKGELLKADISSLDLAIALQPTPAVCGAPTEKARQAITEIEPFDRGFFTGTIGWCDAEGDGEWVVTIRCAEAKGDSLRLFAGAGVVSESKPEEELAETGAKFQTMLRAMGIDTEQLKDI; this comes from the coding sequence ATGGTAAGCAAACAAAAAGTAGTAATCGAACATGAACTTTTAGATGAGTATGAAGTTGGTGACTTTTTCATTGAAACACCAAAAAGAACGATATTAGGCAAAGGTGTATACATGCATGTGCCAACGGGTGAACCACATCAAAACCAGATGGAAGGATTGTCCGATAGGGTGGCGAGCGTGCTGAAGAAGGCTAAAGAACAAGGACATCTACGATCAGTCGTAACGGGCGCGGTACCATTTGATTACTATAAAAAAGCATGTTTACTTGTTCCGGAATCTATCCAAATCGCACCATCATTGCAGCAGGAGGAAAGGGCAGTGTCCGGTTCAGCATCAGTTACTGTCAATCGGCTCGTATCCAATCCATCACCAGAGCACTATAAGCTAGGTGTCATGCAAGGCATTGAAAGAATAAGAAGCGGCGAACTCGATAAAATTGTGCTGTCACGTTCACTGGAAGTAAGTCTCAATGAGCCGATCGACCTCCCGCAACTGTTACGTAATCTTGCGTATCAAAACAAACATGGATATACGTTTGCAGCACCGATTGAATACGGAAATCAAAAGGCTTCGCTCATCGGGGCTAGTCCGGAGCTGCTTGTTTCAAGACAAGGGATGTACGCCATCGCGAATCCATTGGCAGGTTCAAGACCTAGAAGTGAAGATCCGGTAGAGAACCAAAGACGTGAAGAGGAACTGCTTTCTTCTCCAAAGGATTTACATGAGCATGCGGTCGTAGTGGAAGCAGTCGTCAAGGGATTGCGTCCATTACTAAAAACGATCGAAGTCCCGGAAAAACCGTCAGTCGTGTATACGGAAACGATGATGCATCTTTCGACTGTCATTAAAGGAGAGCTCCTGAAAGCGGATATCTCATCGTTGGATTTAGCCATTGCCCTGCAGCCTACACCAGCTGTTTGTGGCGCACCAACGGAAAAGGCAAGACAGGCAATCACAGAAATTGAACCGTTTGACCGAGGCTTCTTTACAGGCACAATCGGTTGGTGTGATGCTGAAGGCGACGGGGAATGGGTTGTGACGATTCGCTGCGCAGAGGCAAAAGGCGATTCATTACGATTATTTGCGGGAGCAGGCGTTGTGAGTGAATCGAAGCCTGAAGAAGAATTGGCTGAGACGGGTGCGAAATTCCAGACAATGCTTCGCGCAATGGGCATCGATACAGAGCAGCTGAAGGATATTTAA